A single region of the Methanobrevibacter arboriphilus JCM 13429 = DSM 1125 genome encodes:
- a CDS encoding 6-pyruvoyl trahydropterin synthase family protein, producing MKIMINGINAGLRFSSAHIIPAHASCGFIHGHSYFVDVEIEGNRSGDYDFVVDFKDVKNSVRSICKKLDHRVLIPINNKNMKFKGINHFEELDSDEKEESKDYQDEDLDKSTDSEDYKDSDKSADSDKSMDSNKSSNSDELSVLDFCNKDYVEFIIKNKEYKFPMEDCVLLPLKHSSAEELSQYFANIIFEDLKEKGHEIDSVSVCVNEGIGQGAFCKKE from the coding sequence ATGAAGATTATGATTAATGGAATTAATGCAGGTTTAAGATTTTCATCTGCTCATATTATCCCTGCCCATGCTTCTTGTGGGTTTATTCATGGACATTCTTATTTTGTAGATGTAGAAATTGAAGGTAATAGATCTGGAGACTATGATTTTGTGGTTGATTTTAAAGATGTAAAAAATTCTGTAAGATCTATATGTAAAAAATTAGATCATCGAGTTTTAATTCCAATTAATAATAAAAATATGAAATTTAAAGGAATAAATCATTTTGAAGAATTAGATTCAGATGAAAAAGAAGAATCAAAAGATTATCAAGATGAAGATCTAGATAAGTCTACAGATTCCGAGGATTATAAAGATTCAGATAAATCTGCAGATTCAGATAAATCTATGGATTCAAACAAATCATCGAATTCAGATGAATTATCTGTTCTTGATTTCTGCAATAAAGATTATGTGGAATTTATTATTAAAAATAAGGAGTATAAGTTCCCAATGGAAGACTGTGTCCTTTTACCATTAAAACACAGCTCTGCTGAAGAATTATCACAATATTTTGCAAATATTATATTTGAAGATTTAAAAGAGAAAGGTCATGAAATTGATTCTGTATCTGTCTGTGTAAATGAAGGAATTGGTCAAGGAGCTTTCTGTAAAAAGGAATGA